One segment of Cydia amplana chromosome 16, ilCydAmpl1.1, whole genome shotgun sequence DNA contains the following:
- the LOC134655007 gene encoding uncharacterized protein LOC134655007 isoform X5, translating into MTTLVAAALAYPGYGSSGHSSQGSGGFGGSQGSQGGLGGGSHGGGLGGGSHGGGFGSGSQGGGFGSGSQGGGFGSGSQGGGFGSGSSSYGGHGGHGSHHLSELDGGYGQGQGGYGGSQGGFGGSQGGFGGSQGGFGGSSHGGQGGFGGGSRGGQGGFGGGSHGGIGGSHGSGGYGHKY; encoded by the exons ATGACGACTTTGGTGGCTGCCGCCCTAGCCTACCCTG GTTACGGTTCTAGCGGGCACAGTAGCCAAGGAAGTGGCGGCTTTGGCGGCAGCCAAG GAAGCCAAGGGGGACTCGGTGGAGGTAGCCACGGAGGTGGCCTCGGTGGAGGTAGCCACGGAGGTGGTTTTGGCAGTGGTAGCCAAGGAGGCGGTTTCGGCAGCGGTAGCCAAGGAGGCGGTTTCGGCAGCGGTAGCCAAGGAGGTGGTTTCGGAAGCGGCAGCAGTAGCTACGGTGGCCACGGAGGTCATGGCAGTCATCACCTCTCTGAGCTAGATGGTGGATACGGCCAGGGACAGGGCGGTTACGGTGGCAGCCAGGGAGGCTTCGGTGGAAGTCAGGGAGGTTTTGGCGGAAGTCAAGGAGGTTTTGGAGGCAGTAGCCACGGAGGTCAAGGAGGTTTTGGAGGTGGTAGTCGCGGAGGTCAAGGAGGCTTCGGAGGAGGAAGTCATGGCGGTATCGGTGGCAGCCACGGTAGCGGTGGATACGGACATAaatattaa
- the LOC134655007 gene encoding uncharacterized protein LOC134655007 isoform X2, with translation MVKFLVIMATLVAAALAYPGYGSSGHSSQGSGGFGGSQGSQGGLGGGSHGGGLGGGSHGGGFGSGSQGGGFGSGSQGGGFGSGSQGGGFGSGSSSYGGHGGHGSHHLSELDGGYGQGQGGYGGSQGGFGGSQGGFGGSQGGFGGSSHGGQGGFGGGSRGGQGGFGGGSHGGIGGSHGSGGYGHKY, from the exons GTTACGGTTCTAGCGGGCACAGTAGCCAAGGAAGTGGCGGCTTTGGCGGCAGCCAAG GAAGCCAAGGGGGACTCGGTGGAGGTAGCCACGGAGGTGGCCTCGGTGGAGGTAGCCACGGAGGTGGTTTTGGCAGTGGTAGCCAAGGAGGCGGTTTCGGCAGCGGTAGCCAAGGAGGCGGTTTCGGCAGCGGTAGCCAAGGAGGTGGTTTCGGAAGCGGCAGCAGTAGCTACGGTGGCCACGGAGGTCATGGCAGTCATCACCTCTCTGAGCTAGATGGTGGATACGGCCAGGGACAGGGCGGTTACGGTGGCAGCCAGGGAGGCTTCGGTGGAAGTCAGGGAGGTTTTGGCGGAAGTCAAGGAGGTTTTGGAGGCAGTAGCCACGGAGGTCAAGGAGGTTTTGGAGGTGGTAGTCGCGGAGGTCAAGGAGGCTTCGGAGGAGGAAGTCATGGCGGTATCGGTGGCAGCCACGGTAGCGGTGGATACGGACATAaatattaa
- the LOC134655007 gene encoding acanthoscurrin-2-like isoform X1 — protein MVKFLVIMATLVAAALAYPGYGSSGHSSQGSGGFGGSQGGFGSQGGLGGGSHGGGLGGGSHGGGFGSGSQGGGFGSGSQGGGFGSGSQGGGFGSGSSSYGGHGGHGSHHLSELDGGYGQGQGGYGGSQGGFGGSQGGFGGSQGGFGGSSHGGQGGFGGGSRGGQGGFGGGSHGGIGGSHGSGGYGHKY, from the exons GTTACGGTTCTAGCGGGCACAGTAGCCAAGGAAGTGGCGGCTTTGGCGGCAGCCAAGGCGGCTTCG GAAGCCAAGGGGGACTCGGTGGAGGTAGCCACGGAGGTGGCCTCGGTGGAGGTAGCCACGGAGGTGGTTTTGGCAGTGGTAGCCAAGGAGGCGGTTTCGGCAGCGGTAGCCAAGGAGGCGGTTTCGGCAGCGGTAGCCAAGGAGGTGGTTTCGGAAGCGGCAGCAGTAGCTACGGTGGCCACGGAGGTCATGGCAGTCATCACCTCTCTGAGCTAGATGGTGGATACGGCCAGGGACAGGGCGGTTACGGTGGCAGCCAGGGAGGCTTCGGTGGAAGTCAGGGAGGTTTTGGCGGAAGTCAAGGAGGTTTTGGAGGCAGTAGCCACGGAGGTCAAGGAGGTTTTGGAGGTGGTAGTCGCGGAGGTCAAGGAGGCTTCGGAGGAGGAAGTCATGGCGGTATCGGTGGCAGCCACGGTAGCGGTGGATACGGACATAaatattaa
- the LOC134655007 gene encoding acanthoscurrin-2-like isoform X3, whose amino-acid sequence MTTLVAAALAYPGYGSSGHSSQGSGGFGGSQGGFGSQGGLGGGSHGGGLGGGSHGGGFGSGSQGGGFGSGSQGGGFGSGSQGGGFGSGSSSYGGHGGHGSHHLSELDGGYGQGQGGYGGSQGGFGGSQGGFGGSQGGFGGSSHGGQGGFGGGSRGGQGGFGGGSHGGIGGSHGSGGYGHKY is encoded by the exons ATGACGACTTTGGTGGCTGCCGCCCTAGCCTACCCTG GTTACGGTTCTAGCGGGCACAGTAGCCAAGGAAGTGGCGGCTTTGGCGGCAGCCAAGGCGGCTTCG GAAGCCAAGGGGGACTCGGTGGAGGTAGCCACGGAGGTGGCCTCGGTGGAGGTAGCCACGGAGGTGGTTTTGGCAGTGGTAGCCAAGGAGGCGGTTTCGGCAGCGGTAGCCAAGGAGGCGGTTTCGGCAGCGGTAGCCAAGGAGGTGGTTTCGGAAGCGGCAGCAGTAGCTACGGTGGCCACGGAGGTCATGGCAGTCATCACCTCTCTGAGCTAGATGGTGGATACGGCCAGGGACAGGGCGGTTACGGTGGCAGCCAGGGAGGCTTCGGTGGAAGTCAGGGAGGTTTTGGCGGAAGTCAAGGAGGTTTTGGAGGCAGTAGCCACGGAGGTCAAGGAGGTTTTGGAGGTGGTAGTCGCGGAGGTCAAGGAGGCTTCGGAGGAGGAAGTCATGGCGGTATCGGTGGCAGCCACGGTAGCGGTGGATACGGACATAaatattaa